The Streptomyces aurantiacus genome includes a region encoding these proteins:
- a CDS encoding GlsB/YeaQ/YmgE family stress response membrane protein, with amino-acid sequence MGWLWAIIVGFVLGLLAKAIIPGKQHSPLWLTTIFGIIGAIVGNAIARGFGIDETSGIDWGRHALQLAAAVVIVFLGDMLYTAMRGNKQRT; translated from the coding sequence ATGGGCTGGTTGTGGGCGATCATCGTGGGATTCGTACTGGGCCTGCTGGCCAAGGCGATCATTCCGGGCAAACAGCACAGCCCGCTCTGGCTCACCACGATCTTCGGGATCATCGGCGCGATCGTCGGCAACGCGATCGCCCGCGGCTTCGGTATCGACGAGACCAGTGGCATCGACTGGGGCCGGCACGCCCTCCAGCTCGCCGCCGCGGTCGTCATCGTCTTCCTGGGCGACATGCTCTACACGGCGATGCGAGGCAACAAACAGAGAACCTGA
- the moaA gene encoding GTP 3',8-cyclase MoaA, translating into MLIDTYGRVATDLRVSLTDRCNLRCTYCMPEEGLQWLAKPDLLTDDEIVRLIGIAVTRLGITEVRFTGGEPLLRPGLVGIVERVAALEPRPQMSLTTNGIGLKRTATALKAAGLDRVNVSLDTLRPDVFKTLTRRDRHKDVIEGLEAARAAELTPVKVNSVLMPGLNENEAPDLLAWAVEHDYELRFIEQMPLDAQHGWKREGMVTAGDILASLRTRFELTEEGSEERGSAPAERWVVDGGPHRVGVIASVTRPFCSACDRTRLTADGQVRTCLFASEETDLRAALRSDAPDEEVARIWRLAMWGKKAGAGLDDPSFVQPDRPMSAIGG; encoded by the coding sequence GTGCTCATCGACACCTACGGCCGGGTGGCCACCGACCTGCGCGTCTCACTGACCGACCGGTGCAACCTGAGATGTACGTACTGCATGCCCGAGGAGGGCCTGCAGTGGCTGGCCAAGCCCGACCTGCTCACGGACGACGAGATCGTCCGTCTCATCGGCATAGCGGTGACGCGACTCGGCATCACCGAGGTCCGCTTCACCGGCGGCGAGCCCCTGCTGCGCCCCGGTCTCGTCGGGATCGTGGAGCGCGTGGCCGCTCTTGAGCCCCGCCCCCAGATGTCCCTGACGACGAACGGCATCGGCCTCAAGCGCACCGCGACCGCCCTGAAGGCGGCAGGGCTCGACCGGGTCAACGTCTCGCTGGACACCCTGCGCCCGGACGTCTTCAAGACCCTCACCCGCCGTGACCGCCACAAGGACGTCATCGAGGGCCTCGAAGCGGCCCGCGCCGCGGAGCTGACGCCGGTCAAGGTCAATTCCGTACTCATGCCGGGACTGAACGAGAACGAGGCGCCGGACCTGCTCGCCTGGGCCGTGGAGCACGACTACGAACTGCGGTTCATCGAGCAGATGCCCCTCGACGCGCAGCACGGCTGGAAGCGCGAGGGCATGGTCACCGCCGGGGACATCCTCGCCTCGCTGCGTACGCGCTTCGAGCTCACGGAGGAAGGGTCCGAGGAGCGCGGCTCGGCGCCCGCCGAGCGCTGGGTCGTGGACGGCGGACCGCACCGGGTCGGAGTGATCGCCTCGGTCACCCGCCCGTTCTGCTCGGCCTGCGACCGTACGCGGCTCACCGCGGACGGCCAGGTCCGCACCTGCCTCTTCGCCTCGGAGGAGACCGACCTGCGGGCGGCGCTCCGCTCGGACGCGCCGGACGAGGAGGTCGCCCGGATCTGGCGGCTGGCGATGTGGGGGAAGAAGGCCGGAGCAGGTCTGGACGACCCGTCGTTCGTACAGCCGGACCGCCCGATGTCGGCGATCGGCGGCTGA
- a CDS encoding DUF3099 domain-containing protein: protein MRKQSDAEVFRITGARQGLADDVRGRQRRYIISMSVRTVSVVLAATLWNVERHVAVVALVLGILLPYISVVIANAGRENAPSLPSTFVTAPTRPMLAEPGAGGVAEPAPEDLAADPDARPRGEPRERA, encoded by the coding sequence ATGCGCAAGCAGAGCGACGCCGAGGTCTTCCGGATCACCGGGGCCCGGCAGGGGCTCGCCGACGACGTACGGGGCAGGCAGCGCCGCTACATCATCTCGATGTCCGTCCGCACGGTCTCCGTGGTCCTCGCGGCCACCCTGTGGAACGTCGAGCGGCACGTCGCGGTCGTTGCGCTGGTGCTCGGCATCCTGCTCCCCTACATCTCCGTGGTGATCGCCAACGCGGGCCGGGAGAACGCGCCCTCGCTGCCGTCCACCTTCGTGACCGCGCCCACCCGTCCCATGCTGGCGGAGCCCGGTGCCGGAGGCGTCGCGGAACCCGCCCCGGAGGACCTGGCGGCCGACCCGGACGCGCGTCCGCGGGGCGAACCGCGCGAGCGGGCCTGA